One stretch of Spiroplasma mirum ATCC 29335 DNA includes these proteins:
- a CDS encoding YebC/PmpR family DNA-binding transcriptional regulator gives MAGHSQFANIKHRKDAQDAKRAKIFIKISKEISVAVKKGGPNIESNPSLRLVLEKARANNMPKDNYEKVIKKAAGETTTDNYEEVRYEGYGPNGVAVIVDCLTDNRNRTAANVRSYFTKKGGSLGQTNSVAYLFECKGIIAFSNNQLREDEVLEWLLETEAEDLQVENNNFIITTAPDKLMQVKKFLTEVKKINDFDFDVVEITMNPTQFVEVDSSTKEKVEGLINLLEEDEDVQQVYHNAQWD, from the coding sequence ATGGCAGGACATTCACAATTTGCTAATATTAAGCACCGGAAAGATGCCCAAGATGCTAAACGCGCCAAAATTTTTATTAAAATTTCCAAGGAAATTAGCGTGGCGGTTAAAAAAGGAGGACCAAATATTGAATCTAATCCGTCGCTACGGTTAGTATTAGAAAAAGCCCGGGCAAATAATATGCCAAAGGATAATTATGAAAAGGTAATTAAAAAAGCGGCCGGGGAAACAACGACCGATAATTATGAAGAAGTTCGTTATGAAGGTTATGGCCCAAACGGAGTGGCGGTAATTGTTGATTGTTTAACTGATAATCGTAACCGGACAGCCGCGAATGTGCGTAGTTATTTTACTAAAAAAGGTGGGAGTCTCGGACAAACGAACTCGGTGGCTTATTTATTTGAATGTAAGGGAATTATTGCCTTTAGCAATAACCAGCTTCGCGAAGATGAAGTTTTAGAATGATTATTAGAAACCGAAGCCGAAGATTTACAAGTGGAAAATAATAATTTTATTATTACAACCGCTCCGGATAAATTAATGCAAGTGAAAAAGTTCCTGACCGAAGTGAAAAAGATTAATGACTTTGATTTTGATGTTGTGGAAATTACAATGAATCCCACTCAATTTGTTGAAGTGGATAGTAGTACCAAAGAAAAAGTTGAAGGATTAATTAATTTATTAGAAGAAGATGAAGATGTTCAACAAGTCTATCATAATGCCCAATGGGATTAA